A region of the Lycium barbarum isolate Lr01 chromosome 1, ASM1917538v2, whole genome shotgun sequence genome:
ATAAAAAGATGGTGACTTGGGTTTTACTAATCATAAAAGCTAGAATTCAGTGGAGGCTTATGCCTTACCCATGCTAAGTCCACATATACCCATCTTTCCGAAACCCTCTTCATAGTCCAACCAATGTAAAAGGCTTCGGGCTTCTTCAATGGTGGCTCGTCCTAATAGCAGCAGGTCACTAACACATAAGAGCTTTGACCCACGCTGCAGCAACGGACGTCTTTTTCCATAGAAAGGGCTACAGAACATGGACGGGCCATTAAAATAAGAGGAAATGTATACTCagaaccaaaaaggaaaaaaaaaaaaaaacctaagacATTTCTCTGTGGAATTAATTGTTACCTCTCAAGCACCATAGTTGCTATATTTTCCTTCAGCAATGGACCGCCAAGACGCAATCTTCGCTCAAAAGTATGATCTCCAGTACCTGCAGATgggaaactaaaaaaaataagaacaCAACAGAGCATAGGCGGAGTTGGTCAGGAGAATGATATTATCAGCAATGCATTTACTATAGTCCTGGATATCTAAGACAAACCAAAAAAACTTTGGtcatttcttctctttttcttttttatattgaataatttttgcatagttgtgattcATCTTGGCAGCAGCTAAAGCTTCTATTTGAAATGCATCCAACCAGTAGATGATAAAGAAAGGAATACTATTACATTCTAGTAGCAAGGAATATTATTACATTCTAGTAGCACTATATTATGGCAAAGAAAAGGATAAAAGTAATTTCTTCAATAGAAAATTGCTTCGTGGGAAAGCTATGTTAAGTTTTGCCTCGTCACTCAAGGGTTTGTTGAAATCTTAACAGATGGCAGTTCCTGTATCTGTACAGAAAGCTGGTATTGTTTACCAAATTAATAGGAGTTGGCTAAAGGATGATACAATATAACGGAGCTTTATACATTCAGGTTGACCCCTTTCTCCCACTAGAAGACACAAGATTCAtgtttctttgtttttttgttttgaagTTATAAGTCAGGTCTCTTATACAGCGAAAAAAGGTCATCTTTGGGCTCAATGATTGAAATTCTGAATATTCCTACTATGAGGTATCAATTACAAATTCACAATTGTTTGTAGGGTAGCGTGAAGGACTAGGCTAGACCCACATGCCAAATAGTGAGGAATTTTTCCATTTGTTTCATAATTTCAGTTTGAGAGATAAGTGTTATATGTAATAAGACCATAAACCTCTAGATCAAACATCTTTTCTCTATGGACCTTAAATACAATATTAAAGTCATGCGAAGATTATTCACTTTCTCAGTAGATctaggacaacaacaacaacaacatacccagtgtaatcccacaagtggggtctggggagggtaggatgtacgcagaccttacctctacctttgtggggtagagaggttgtttccgaaataCCCTCGGCTCGAAAGgaaagaaaattaaagaaaagaaaggaaaataatagaaaaggaaaATAAGGAACAGGACCTCGCCGCAAACACAGAATATgacaacaaaagaacaagataCAAAGCAAAAGTGCAATAGATAGTGACACACATCGAAGAACAGACAACTACGCGATTACTAAATAATAATACTACTAAGAATATGCGTAGAGGTGGCTAGCCCCTACCTCTCCCACCTACGGTGCGACATCACTCGACTACCTACtacccttctaccctaatcctcaaCCTCCACACtttcctatctagggtcatgacCTCGGTAAGATGAAGTTGTGCCATATCCTACCTAATCACCTCCCCCagttcttcttcggcctacctctacctctcctaactcctgcgatagccaacctctcacacctccttacAGGCGCATCCGCACACCTCCTCTTAATATgctcaaaccatctcagtctcgcttccctcgGTAGATCTAGGACCGGGACTACATTTTACTTCTTTGGTTTTTTTTACATCCTTTTCCTCATCTCATGTTAGATGACATGCTTTAAAACCCATTTGGCAGAATTTCTAGGAAAAAGAATAACGCTCAATTCTCCAGTAAAATACTACCCATTTTTTAGAGGATTGCAACCCAAAGGTGCTGAGATAGTTTTATTAATTTGGTGAACATAAACAAAAACTTCACAGATGGACCACAACATGATACATGTACAAACAACTTAAACATGTGAGAGAAAGTTGTGTTACTAATGAACCATAAAGGAGACAAATGGAGGACGAGTCAGGTTCAAGGAGAATACTCAACCTGACTTGAGGAAGAGAATCAGAGGACCTATTTGGAAATTTGAACTCATAAGGATCATTAAGAAAATTTAGCATGAAACTAGAGGCAGAAAAATTAGATATGACAGTGTTGTGGTTATAAGCCAGGCGTGATCTACTGAAGTCTAAACAGGTACTGCATCTTTTCTTCCCCTTTATGAGAAAGGTAAACTTTATAGTTAAGAGTACCAAGAAGCTACAAAGGAGTATGTCAGGGAAAGAAGAAGAGGAATGTCAGGGAAAGAAGAAGAGGACTTCCTTCCATAGATTAAACAGGGTACTGCATCATGATCCTCAATGACCATGGTCACCAGCTCTTGATCTTTCTTATGCCAACTCGCAATATGTACAGCTTACGCTCAAAAGTAGACCATCGAGACGGATGGTGACTACTATTACAATGGCAGTTTTCTTGTCATCCATGAGCAGATGAACTTAATGCAAGCAACATTCTCTCAAAATTTTGATGTCTAAAGACCGAGATTGAAAAGAGaatgagaaaaggtaagaatttatcaaGTTAAGCCTCCTAAAGTTATTTGTCTTCGACCAGCTTGAAGTTTATGAACATCACCATGTCATGAAGACATCCCCACAAACATTACATGTTTTAACTTGAATAGACATTAGAAGACACTGAAACAACAAGCTTTCCTCATTTAAATAGCACAAGCCGATAGAAATTAAAATCAAACTGCTCCTACTCTTAGGGTATCAATCTACTACAGAAACCAACTCCAAAGATCAAATCTCAAAATATGCAACTAGCTAAGTCTTTTTTGATAAAGTATGCAACTAGATTAGTCTATCACAAAGAATATATCAAATAACCAATCAAATTGGCCTCAGTCCCAAATTTGTTGGCGTTCAGTACAGTAAGAATATAAACAACAGCAACATACCCAATGttgtcccacaagtggggtttggggaaggtagagtgtacgcataccttaccccgaccttgagaggtagagaggttgtttctgatagacccacAGCTCAAGTAAAATCATATCAAAGAAGttcgaaaaaagaaaaataaaatggaAGTACAAGAAATAGTAATTAAAGGAAGCATGCTAGAGCATTCTTAAAAAGGAATAGTAACTGCAACAAAATAATATGATAATGGAAGTACaagaaatattaattagtaaCAGAAGTCGAATTACAAGAAACTGCTAGAGTAATACTGTAAGTACTAGTATATAAGGATAAGCGAGACAACACTCAGCTACCtgactaaccttctaccctaatccgtatcctccataacctcctatctaaggtcatgtcctcggtcaACAATGATATGTACAAACAACAAAATAGAAACTAAAAACAGGTCATCCCGTCACCACGTCATCCCGTCAAACATTACATCTTTTAGCTTGAATATACATTACAAGACACTGAAACACCAGCTTTCCTCACATAAACTGCAAACTAGTTAGCATTCAGTACAGCAAGAATATAACACAATAAAATCCGAAAAAATGTACAGACAATAACATAGCTAGTCTAGTCTAATCGcacaggtggggtctggggaaggtagagtgtacacagaccttacccctaccttgtcgggtagagaggctgtttccgaaagaccctcggctcaagaaactCATCTCAAAGCATTTTTAAAAGGATATAATACAGAAGTAAAGCATACCTAGCAAATAATAAGGAAATCATTACATAGAAACTAAAATCAGGGAATAGCATAATATTACCAGCAAGATGCAGCACACAAGCCATCTTATGAGTTGGAGTGTATTTGGGTGCAAGGAAAGCAACCCTTGCAATGTGACTCTCAGGTGGCAATGCACTAAGCAACTGTTCATCACAAGTAGTCTTAAAAACCCCTTCTCTCAAAGTAGCTGATTGTGATTCCCAAACAGTTTTCCAAACAGGTTGTACCAATGTAGGAGGCCAATTCTGTCCTTCCAATTGCTTAATCATTCGCTCTAAAAGCAACAGCTTTGTACCTCCCCATCCTCTTGAAAAAAATGGTGGGCTTAGTTTTGTTCTGTGAACAAATGCGCCATATACATGGTCCAATATATAATGCAGCATTCCAACATTCACTGTCACCATCTTTTTGTTTTTCAACCACGAATAAAAAATTCACAATTTCTATGTCAATCTGAGATAAACCAGATCAGAAAACACTCTTTTATAGAATTATGTGTTTTCTGTGCCCTTTATTCAAATTAGATCCAAACTCCACAAAAAATGTAATTTTCACCTAAAAGAAGTAAAATTGATAGGTGAAAAGCCAAAAGAATGAACCATTGAACAAATGAACATTGCActatagaaaaaagaaaaaaagaaaaagaaagaggggaaAAAGGGCTATAATAGGTGAAAGTGAAGAAGAAAAGGGGCTATGATATGAAAAGAGTATTGGGGATGTTGggcagagaaagaaaagaaaaactatGGGCGAATTAGAAACCGGCGTGACTTTTGAAGAAATGTTTTGGTTACTATAATGTAACTGAAGAAGGCATCAATATTGCCACATCAGAGGATCCCATAACTTTTTTTCAATTTTGCTCTTTTAGGCCCCGTTTGTTCATAGATACCTAGAAAAATTCACttcttttttggaattttggagttggagttggagttgtgttcgaccatagtttttgaaattgtaaattttggtgaaatataattgtaaaaaagtgaaaaaagtgaaaaattttgaaaaacaaatttttgaagtttttggtattccggaatacaacttcaagttgtattcggaattcttatggccaaacgttgaaaagtaaaaaaaaaaaaatcagaataaagtgaataattcttatggccaaacgcctacttagtctTTCAATTATGATAGATTATGCTTTTGGTCCTTGATAAATTTTTATATTAAGTATATTCAATTTGCATTAATTAATATATACGTATATTATTTCTTTATTTATAAATTTCATGAATTAAATAAATTATTACATCCTCCGTCCCAATTCATGTAACACTCTTTTCTTTTTGGTCAtatgtgttacaccttgaaaaattccccgttagcgtacagtgaataggctagcgaaaggcacgacgtatacgatgagttgataagtaagagatagcatttgatgatcctaatcgagattcaaagacattagacgtaagggaagaaggttgtcaaggaaagcaaagaATATGtcgtgtgtcgggtaagaattatgagcgacaagttaatgatggcttaaagatgtttcggggacgagtgataacgtcccttagattggtattgaagtgttaaacaagtgccaagaaggttccataaggattggagatcaaacgagtcgatgagaacgaaatccgaacagctgggcattatacggcccaacatactaccgtataaattatactggccgtatgttaggccgtatatttagccaagaggggcatcattcactggaccaaacatacggccatacatacggcccgtataaaatgtacggaccgtatgttggtccgtatatcttggtcgggactgatttcatgatttaatataaggacccctctctcatttcatttcatttcatttccactctccactcttcaagaaacctctagaacactcttcattattcatccacaagaaaccaaggggaaatccatgatcaactacatcaaaatcacgaaattaagtgtatgaaacctaacaaaagttcatctacaccaagaaaactcaagggaagtgagttagggttttggtacaagaagagaagttccactcaagggttgttcatccatcatctaaggtgagttttatgatcattcttggttgtttaaggtgttgaaagttaaaagcacttggattgtagaaagatatcgaaaataggtcatgaatgagtgaatagtgccattgttgagaaatagtttggggtgaattattaatattggtatgttgtgattgtaagtatgttatgaatgacatttataacatggaataagtattatatatgagaaaacgtcaTAGTGAACTATAAttacaattatggagaaattgaagaggaattgtgaaatgcggatagtgtagatgaatgatgattgttatctattatattgtgaatgttgttatgaatgtttgggagttgatatagaatatgggaaaagttgtataaacaaaggaaatgctgcccaattttcgttagctttagtaagcgcgtttaagtaatcaattagctaatgttcatgtgacttctcttgaaggtagaaatgtgggcttcgaaggagaacaagcaagcgatagattagttaaatgaaaaaggtatgtgaggctagtcctttctttctatggcatgaatccgatggtatgatctTTCCTTCTTCTCCGTGAATCCTCTGTATCTcgaaaaactaatagcctatgttcataaatagccatATGAGGTGAGAGATGCATTacgagttcaataatgatgatgatgagttaagtataaagattctagagttcatgatatgatgttcctataacgctaatgatgtcgtatgttgtatacactcacctcatacattatttccttcaaggtgaggcagaataccattaagttaatgatgtcattcattgtatccactcaccttatgtattatttccttcaaggtgaggcagagtaccataaagttaatgatgtcgtttactgtacacactcaccttatatactacttccttcaaggtgaggcagaatacttataaatgttttataatggaattgggggttcaagACTTTATGTCACCTCGACAAAGCAtaactatctttgagttattatacatgcatgatgatgagtttatgttgatgatattacaccgtgcctatatggcacgggcagacacaccactgcagtgggcaacttataccccggacgcgggaggcctggacgcaggttaattattaacacaccgtacctatatggacgggcagcttatacatttatacatttatgcatatatgacatgacgACGATTATGTAGTAAGCCAGTATGTATTATTTCTTTTGTAAGTGACCGTCAGATACAGTTGCCCTTTTATTTGATGcctcctttatctcattgacgtattattattgtttatgcctctcatacttagtacaatgttcgtactgacgtccattttctttggacgctgtgttcatgcccacgggtagacagggaggtgatcttgatccagactcgtaggagctagtagctgatttgagagcactccattgttccggaggtgcctttgattattcttttgtgtacatgtgtatattttgggcacgacggggtcctgtcccgtccctatgtctagcactctagtagaggctcgtagatacgcagtgtgggttatatggtctcacaaggttgctatcatgtatatacatatattattttgttagccgaaaggcttatgtatataaaagcatGTATGctttcaaaagaaaaatgatttttcttatgaaTTGAGTATGAATTTGGTAAAGAAGCgtttaataagtatgatgagtagtagaacgagtggtgctcggtggttagctccgggtatccgtcacagcccctagtcgggtcgtgacaatatgtctatatatataatttcatatttatatattttcattcatgaatttaataaattattactcccttcttcccaatttatgtgacgctCATTCCTTTTTGGTCAATCCCAAAGTGAATGATATCTTTTTATATTtggtaacaatttaactttaaacttcacATTTACCCGTAATGAAATGCTTTCtagccacacaaatatatatGGATTATTTTGGACTACAAGTTTCGAAAGTTTTCCTTTCAATTTTAAATTGTGCAAATTCAACcctcacataaattgagacagagaagtaggtattaaattatttaattattcaaTGTGTTatgttaaataaataaaattactcTATACTCAAGCACAATAAAGTTTTAAGCAATCCAAATATCACATATTTCTTACATAAAGGAtaaaaatactccctctgtctcaatttacgCGACATTTTTTATTTATCGAGAGTCAATCTGACTAATCTTAAAAATTAAATTGAATTTGATTAGcttaatatttaaaaattaaaatttagttaTTAAAAAACTATATGATAAGTACTCCAAGTtgtaatttttctcatatcaataaGATAAagatatattttaaaatattgatcaaaaaaTCAATAATTTAAATCTCAAAACataaaaagtgtcacataaattgagacaaaagaaacacataatttaattaattaattatgctAAATTAACTACTCCTCCTATAAGAAGTAAAATCAAAATAACTCCGGAACTAAAAGTGCAATTATCCTTTTTCTTCATTGGTTTGTGCAATGATGGGGTCAATGGGCCTAAGAAAAAAAGTAGTGGATAAGATCCCTGTAACACCCcctaataattattttttattgaaaTTGATATCGCAcggttaaaaattaaaataatgatTAGGTACAAATACGATTGCCACCAACCTTATAAACAGGATTAATTGCGTATTGGGTTGGTGATTAGTGGAATGATTCTTGATTAGTGCAGCTCATCATTTGCTTGCGAAACACACAAGCCTTTATGTTGGAAAATTGAATTCGGATCAGCCATATGGTCAACTTGGATCCATGTcttaatatatatatgactatgtatTTATTAGAATATTAATAGAAAATAAAAGAGAAGATTCACAACTGTTGAAAAAGTTTATGAATAGTTGTGTCacttaaaaaaatacttttaaatagatTTTTATTAGAAGAAACCTTACTTAATTCTGCAGATTTCTTCTCCTCCTTACGCTTTTCTCTTTCCAACTTTGACAAAGGAAAACTCTCTCTTCTTTGGTGAAGAACCTTCGTAGAATCGTTGCTCGTTGGATCAATTAATTCTATAACTCAGGTACGACTTTAGACTGTGAACTTTATAGTATAGTTCATGTTTTATACATGTGATTATATTATCGACTAGTGAAACAAATATATGGATCTTGGGAGAACTATGTATTCTACGTTGGATTAATTTTCCTTCATTGGCATTATAGCCAGGTTTTATTTGTTTCCTGATCTGTGAAGAATGCCGTATCAATTAATATGAATTGTTCTAGAAACACCAGTATCCCATAATTATGAGAGTAGCAAGCAGATTATTTCTTTCGCATCCTTGCGAGTTGTGAAGGCTCCGGTTGTATCATGGTTAAGGATAGAACTATTTCCTTGGCTTTAGATATAGAAATTAAAAGAGAAAAGATTCAAGGACTTAAGGTCCCACGTTCCTTTTCTtcaaaaggaattttttttttctctttggaaTTAGGAGATGGACTTGGTCTGACTTCTAGATGTTGAGAAATCAGTCGATCAATAAAAAACTTAAGTTTGTGGCAAAACCTATAGAGGATCAAATGCTGATCAGAAAGCATCGGAGGCATAAAAGGCCCACGTTGACCACATTTTTTGTTCTTCCTATTTTTTTGTTAATTTAGCACTTGGATGCTTCTTCATGAAATGAATGTCATGGGCTTAGGTTCCTAAGAAATAGTTTTTCTTAACTAAGAAATAGTTTTTCTTAACAGTAGATTAAAATCTAAATTGGTCTACTATTATGTTTCAAATAATAGAGAATGAATTAGAAGTGATATGACTTCCTAAGTCTTTCTCCATATGAGTATCTTTTTACTCATTGAATTTTCAAAAAGAGAATATAAAAATATCGATGTCCAATAGTGACTGTGAATAAATTTGTTCTTCTACAGACCTCGGGTAAGGGCTCATTTTTTAAGACTTGGTAAATCAAAAACCAGAAGATACCATGATGATGCTTATTAAAATTTATCAAATTTTCGGAATGATTTATTGGCATTAGAACATGGTTAAGTCTCCTGTAATGCTCGAGTTCTTTAATTCTTCTTCCGTAAGGCATTATGAATCATATTGTGATAAAGAAAAGATAATATTAGTTTTTATCATTCTATAATTAAACAAAAGGAAACAGTTAGACACTTTGTGTTCTaagtaggggtgtcaaatgggcgggttgagctgAAATTGAAGATGTTAAAATGGGCTGAACTAAAAACCGGATTGGGtcatgactgtcacgacccagccccgtgggccatgactagtgcccgagttggacactcatacacactcacttaccaaatcggcataccaatgacttatccatattcaACATATATTGATTTATACAGATACGAAGAGCAGaggtcgtcttaagcggtcacatatatcaaatgtatcacacagaagccagcaaggctgtcgtaaaacatatcgcccaaaacatatacatacgtatacatacatacaagccgttaaggctgtcatagcaaatgggaccgcttagacgcaagccacatagacataactgaaccatagcaacccatgacccacatacatgtctacaggcctctaacaaagacaacagaatcatatgacgggacagggctccgtcgtacccctgaatatatacatacatatatacaacggaagagtctgtaccaaaatgcaggctccagaacaagggagcactccaaagcagcagaatagatggcctaagctgtcgggtcactcacgtgaacgtctgtacctgcgggcatgaaacgcagcccccgaagaagagggggtcagtacggaatatgtactgagtatgtaaggcatgaaatgcaactgaaaagatcataactgaagtagagattccaggagtcaagtatgataataaagaaaCCGCTGTACATGTACAGTACGGGACAGAATCAAACATACCAATaccacatagcgtacccggcccattatgggactcggtgaataaaatcatgtcatcacgtcatcatgaacatatgtatacgtataccgtacccggccctctagtgagggactcagtgaatagagtcatgcatgtcaacatcatatatcatatatataccgtacccggccctctagtgagggactcggtgaataaagtcatgtcatcatatcagcatgctatcatatcatcatgcatatacatatatacataccgtacccggccctctaatgagggactcggtgaatcaaatcatcatatgccctcctggccgccgtaacatatcatcatgtcatcatatacatataccgtactcgaccctctaatgagggactcggtgaacaatgcagtgaagtgcgcacgataacatacccggcccgggactcggtgaaagacacattgaggcgtgcacgaacagagtagtgagaaactatatgcatataaatcaagactcgatagataagtgcgcaaatcgacacttaaggatcacaaacacgtttcgggtcaatccgagttagtatgaaaaagttatggacgttttagtacagaaccttctacgaacgtttcagaagccatttttagaaaatcaaagcaacaatcatgttaggcaccttccgaatatcgttatggatcaaatcaaatagagcttttggaaccatatgtacgtatcaaaatatatcaaagactccatggaataatcaaacgtactatcatttgaaaatcaagacattagtcatatcaattgtctctcgaatgccattcggaaacatatcaaacagaacttcggacatcatagatacgcatcaaaaccatatgaaacagcttatggaagtcaagaatattagccatcctagtggctctaagaataggaatttctttgaaatcatccatatacattgtctgttcgtttcacaaagatcatgccaaaagaaagaaagggtaagccttacataccttgcccgcttcctacgctaatccgaacttaagtctttggcttcgcaagatctacaataatattagtgtataccaaacattagctatagatacttagaagttcaatcttcaaccaacactttacttgcagaaatttcggcagcatctcccctgtaaatacaactatccccgagaatccaactcggccaaatcatcaacaacaaatccgagaatttaactcggccaaattatcaacaacaataccaacggttattctaacaatatccacaatcaattcaaaacgcatactaacattagcaacttctttctacaaacttcgacagcgtttcatttatgttcaattcataattgcccacatattcaagtactaatccgaaaccattcaaacaatattcaagaacacttcaagcaatctgcataatattcaaacaatctaactaatactccattccacccgaaaccttccaaatgcaacaagaacaagaataacacatttccttctttcaagttcatgaactacaccaacaatttacacactaacaacattatttttcataaacacaagaaatggtttttaacatcacattagcttctaataccactctccaacacttacaacttcaactagaatcatcaaactttcattatcaacatagaatccacaacaacaacaacccaaaacactagataaaataattgagtcattattcctacacaacacacatatatacggccacaacatacatccatattttcatgaatttcacccatttctacatactacaacatacacaaccatccataacatataaaagaagattaattcttacctttttcccttaacttctcacttggctatgattatgaacttgcaacaaagaggggtctacttgctccaacaattataccacgttaaagaggaccttcaaattagtgggaatactataagaaaatatttttttggatcaaaattgaaggcttcaatttttttccactatggccgaatggccccttgtgtttgtcttcttcaagtttcttgaaaattctaaatgGAGAAGATAAGAAATGTGCTCTAATTATCATCTTTTATCTATTAATGTTGGGCTCCCATGTGAgccttggcccacttcatttggccggccacttggccccttTTATTCAAGCCcattctcctttttttttgttttgcaattcatgaaaatttattttccaaatttcaaatttgccctt
Encoded here:
- the LOC132636300 gene encoding uncharacterized protein LOC132636300, encoding MVTVNVGMLHYILDHVYGAFVHRTKLSPPFFSRGWGGTKLLLLERMIKQLEGQNWPPTLVQPVWKTVWESQSATLREGVFKTTCDEQLLSALPPESHIARVAFLAPKYTPTHKMACVLHLAGTGDHTFERRLRLGGPLLKENIATMVLESPFYGKRRPLLQRGSKLLCVSDLLLLGRATIEEARSLLHWLDYEEGFGKMGICGLSMGGVHAAMVGSLHPTPIATLPFLSPHSAVVAFCEGVLKHATAWEALRDDLAVQEAAMTLEDVRERMRNVLSLTDVTRFPIPKIANAVIFVAATDDGYIPRHSVLELEKAWPGSEVRWVRGGHVSSFLLHNGAFRKAIVDGLNRLQWKESPCNY